From Nomascus leucogenys isolate Asia chromosome 15, Asia_NLE_v1, whole genome shotgun sequence, a single genomic window includes:
- the SRSF8 gene encoding serine/arginine-rich splicing factor 8, translating to MSCGRPPPDVDGMITLKVDNLTYRTSPDSLRRVFEKYGRVGDVYIPREPHTKAPRGFAFVRFHDRRDAQDAEAAMDGAELDGRELRVQVARYGRRDLPRSRQGEPRGRSGGGGYGRRSRSYGRRSRSPRRRHRSRSRGPSCSRSRSRSRYRGSRYSRSPYSRSPHSRSHHSRSPYSRSRYRESRYGGSHYSSSGYSNSRYSRYHSSRSHSKSGSSTSSRSASTSKSSSARRSKSSSVSRSRSRSRSSSVTGSPPRVSKRKSKSRSRSKRPPKSAEEEGQMSS from the coding sequence ATGAGCTGCGGCCGCCCCCCTCCCGACGTGGACGGCATGATCACCCTCAAGGTGGACAACCTGACCTACCGCACCTCTCCCGACAGCTTGAGGCGCGTGTTCGAGAAGTACGGGCGCGTGGGCGACGTGTACATCCCGCGGGAGCCCCACACCAAGGCGCCCCGGGGCTTCGCCTTCGTCCGCTTTCACGACCGGCGCGACGCCCAAGACGCCGAAGCCGCCATGGACGGGGCGGAGCTGGACGGACGCGAGCTGCGGGTGCAGGTGGCGCGCTATGGCCGCCGGGACCTGCCCCGCAGCCGCCAGGGAGAGCCACGCGGCAGGTCCGGAGGCGGCGGCTACGGACGGCGGAGCCGCAGCTACGGGCGGCGGAGCCGCAGCCCCAGGCGGCGACACCGCAGCCGATCCCggggtcccagctgctccaggtcCCGCAGCCGATCTCGCTACAGGGGTTCTCGCTATAGCCGGTCTCCCTACAGCCGATCTCCTCACAGCCGGTCGCACCACAGCCGCTCTCCCTACAGCCGATCTCGCTACAGGGAATCTCGCTACGGCGGATCTCACTACAGCTCATCTGGTTACAGTAACTCTCGCTACAGCCGATATCACAGCAGCCGGTCTCACTCGAAGTCTGGATCCTCCACTAGCTCTCGCTCTGCATCAACCTCCAAATCGAGCTCTGCGCGACGATCCAAGTCCTCCTCGGTCTCCAGGTCTCGCTCACGGTCCAGGTCTTCATCTGTGACCGGGAGTCCTCCCCGGGTATCCAAGAGGAAATCCAAGTCCAGGTCGCGATCCAAGAGGCCCCCCAAGTCTGCTGAAGAGGAAGGACAGATGTCCTCTTAA